The following DNA comes from Curtobacterium sp. 9128.
GCCGGGAACTGCGCGGACACGGTGCCGTCGTCGAGCTGCGCTGCGGCCATGTAGAACGCGGTCGGCAGTCGGTGACGATCGCGTATCTGGCCCGACTTCAGTGCGAGCACGGCGTCGTCGTTCGAGTTGAAGACCTGCGGGTGACCCCGGGTGTCCTTCACGCTGGCGATGCTCGTCGAACCGGTCGCGACACCGATCGCGTCCTTCTTGAGGGAGTCGATCGTGGTGTCGTCGACGGCCTTCGACCCCGACGTCGTGACGACGGCCTGTGTGGTCGTGTAGTACGCCGAGGACATGTCGACGGCCTTCTTGCGCTTGGCGTCGATCGAGAACTGCTGGATGTTGAGGTCCCAGTCCTTCGGCCGGGAGCGATCGCGCTGTCGAAGGTGCTGCGCTTCCAGACGACGTCCGACTTCGCGTAGCCCATCTCCTTCGCGACGGCGTACGCCACGGCCGACTCGAAACCCTTGCCGGACTGCGGCTTGTTGTCCTCGACCCAGGGCGAGTAGGCGGGCTGCCCGGTGGCGATCGTGAGCTTGCCGTCGTGACCGTGCCGTCGGCGCTGTTCCCGCTCCCCGATGCGCAGGACGACAGGGCGAGGGCTGCGACCGCGGCGGTCGCGACGGCGATGGAGATGCGGAGGGGACGAGTCACGGTCGGGCCTTCGTGCAGGGGGTGGGGCAGGAGAATCGTACGGGGAACTGGTACACCACCGCGACCCGGCCCGTCACCGAGCGACCCCGCCGCCGGCACGCGACGCTGCCGGCTCAGTCGGCCAGGGTGAAGTCCTCGAACGAGAACCCCGGCGAGACCAGGCAGCTCAGCAGGACCTCGCCGGCACCGGGGAGCGTCCGCTGCCACACGCCCCGCGGACGAACGCCTGCGCGTCGTTCACCCGGTCGCGGCCGGCATCGGCACCGAGGGTGATCTGCGCGCCGGTTCCGGCTGGTCGCCGTCGCCACCGAGCTCGAGGACCACCGAGTCCGGCCCGTGCCACATCCAGATCTCGTCGCTCGTGACCCGGTGCCACGCGGACGCCTCACCCGGGGCAGGAGGAAGTGGATGAGCGTCGCGGCCGGCCGCTCGCCCGCCGGGGTCGACACCGTCGCGGGCGAGGTCCAGGTGCGGACGTACCAGCCGCCCTCCGGGTGCGGCTCCATCCCGAGTGCCGCGGCCCGCTTCGGGACGTCCAGCCACTCGATGATCTCGCCGTCGACCGTCCGCCGTGCCATCTGCCCGTTCATGCCACCATCATCCCGCGAGACGGCCGTCGTCTGCGAGACGGCCGTCCTCCGCTCGCACACGCCCACGGATCACCGTCGCCGCGGCCCGTCCGGCACCGTCCTCGACGAGCTCCGCGAGCGCGTCCGGCACCGTGCGGGCGTCCACGTCGAACACGGCGAGGTCCGCTCGGGCCCCCACGGCGAGGTGCCCGATCCGGTCCGGACCGACGGCGAGCCCCATCGCGTGCGCTCCACCGAGCGTGGCCGCCGCGAGCAGTCGCTCGTGCAGGTCGTGGTCGCCGTAGCCCTGCGCGCGGGCGATCCGGTGCAGCGCGGTGACGTCGGCCATCAGGTCGAGGGACGGCGACGAGGACAACGAGTCCGTCCCGATCGCGATCGGGCTCCCCTCGCGGAGGTAGTCGGCGACGGGCGGCGGGTCGAGGCCGATGACGGCGTTCGAGCGCGGGCAGAGCGCGACGGCGGTGCCGCGGGCGCGGAGCAGGGCTCGGTCGGCTGCGGTCATGTAGACGCCGTGGGCGATGTGGCAGTCCGGCCCGAGGACGCCGAGCCGGTCCACGAACGACGTCGCGCTCGCGCCGAACCCGAGCGCGCGCATCGCCCGGAACGACGGCACGTTCGCGAGGTGCCAGTCGGATCCGTGCTCTGGTGACGTGGCGAGGCGCTCCCCCTCGAACGCCGCCTCCCCCAGGTGCAGGTGCAACCGGAGCCCGCGCTGGCGGACGATGTCCGGGAGTTCGAGGAGCGGCGCGACGTCGAGCGAGTACGGCGCGTGCGGGGAGAGTCCTGCACCCGGCGTCGTCGGGATCCGGGCGAGTTCGTCGAGCACCTGGTCGCGCCCGTGCTCCTGCCACGCCGCGTTCTCCCAGTCCATCACCTCCCAGTAGGCGATCCCGCCGAGGCCGTACGTCTCGAGCGCGGTGGCGGCCTCGATGTCGGTGACGATGTCCGCGATGCTCGTCACCCCCGCCACGATCGACTGCGCAGCCCGTCGGCAGCTTCGGCCCGCCAGTCGTGCGGTTCCGCGTACTCCTCGTTGAACGCCGCGGCCCAGTCCTCGAATCCGCCGTACTGGCCCCGTCCGACACTGGCCATGCCGGTGTACTGCAGGTGGGAGTGGGCGTTCACGAGCCCGGGGAGCAGCGCCCCTTTCCACCGCCGCTCGATGAACGTCGTGCCGTCGAGCTGGTCCACGACCCAGGCACGCTCGCCGACGTGCAGGATGCGTCCGTCGCGGACCGCGACCGCGCCGTCGGCGATCGGCGGCGCGGTCATCGGCACGACGATGCGCGCCGAGTGGACGGTGGTCTGCTGGTCGCTCATGCAGGGTCTCCGAACCGGCGGGTCCGGACGTCCGGCTCGCGTTCGGCGGGCTGTGCGGCAAGGCTGCCGGGAGGCTCGGCGCGCGTCCCGAAGGCGGCCAGCGCCGCGCGGGCGGTCGCCTGATCCACCGCGGGGTCGATGGGCACGACGGCACGCGGCAGCTCGTCACCGCGCTCGAGCAGCATCCGCACGGCGCCGAGCTGCGCCGCGAACGAGAGGTCCATGATCTCGACGGGGTTGCCCTCGGCAGCGGTGATGTTGATGCACCCACCGTCGTCGAGCACCACGACGCCGTGGCCGTCCGGGAACGTGAACCGTTCCGCCTGCGGCCCGACCGTCGACCGGGAGGCACCGGCCGCGAGCGCGTCGTCGATCGCGATCTCCTGGTCGACGCCGCCCGCAACCGCGACGACCGCGTCGGGAGCGCAGGAGCGGAGGACGTCGACCGTGATCGTGTCGCGGACGCCCGTCGCGCTCATCACGAGGTCCGCGCCCTGCACGGCGTCGGCGAGCGGAGCGACGGCGTGCCCGGCGAACAGCGCCTGCAGGGCGCGGACCGGGTCCGTCTCGGCGACCGTCACGGTGAAGCCGAGCGCGCGGAGCACCAGGGCGACCCCCTCGCCGACGTGTCCGTACCCGGCGACCGTTGCCGAGCCTCCCGACCGGATCCGGTGCGCGACGGCGGACGGGAGCCCGTCGACCAGGTCGAGCGTCGCGAAGACCGTCGACTGCCCGGTGCCGTACCGGTTGTCGAAGAACGTCTTCGTGCGTGCGTCGTTCACCGCGACCACGGGGATGCCGAGCTGCCCG
Coding sequences within:
- a CDS encoding cupin domain-containing protein, whose protein sequence is MWQRTLPGAGEVLLSCLVSPGFSFEDFTLAD
- a CDS encoding cupin domain-containing protein, with the protein product MAGRPEAGRGTRDGAAPGGRLVRPHLDLARDGVDPGGRAAGRDAHPLPPAPGEASAWHRVTSDEIWMWHGPDSVVLELGGDGDQPEPARRSPSVPMPAATG
- a CDS encoding amidohydrolase family protein, coding for MTSIADIVTDIEAATALETYGLGGIAYWEVMDWENAAWQEHGRDQVLDELARIPTTPGAGLSPHAPYSLDVAPLLELPDIVRQRGLRLHLHLGEAAFEGERLATSPEHGSDWHLANVPSFRAMRALGFGASATSFVDRLGVLGPDCHIAHGVYMTAADRALLRARGTAVALCPRSNAVIGLDPPPVADYLREGSPIAIGTDSLSSSPSLDLMADVTALHRIARAQGYGDHDLHERLLAAATLGGAHAMGLAVGPDRIGHLAVGARADLAVFDVDARTVPDALAELVEDGAGRAAATVIRGRVRAEDGRLADDGRLAG